One part of the Solanum dulcamara chromosome 8, daSolDulc1.2, whole genome shotgun sequence genome encodes these proteins:
- the LOC129899326 gene encoding pentatricopeptide repeat-containing protein At1g12300, mitochondrial-like, with protein MKRISLRNGNAIPFISFFPNSHSASAITVRDYSDKSISGKGKVGLNSSNFDKVKSLDDAVNLFRQMVRMKPLPSLVHFSKLFNNMISMKYYTAVLSLFREMQKLGIPISEFILSGVINSYCLMHRSDYAFSVLPIYLKSGIPFDVVTFTTLIRGIFAENKIKDAVELFKKLVREKICEPNEVMYATVMNGLSKRGHTEKTLSLLRLMEQGNTKPDTCIYNIVVDALCKDGNLDAAITLLNEMKQRGIPPNIVTYSSLIDGLCRIGQWERVKIMLSEMVNLNISPNVLTFSILTDGLCKEGKVEDAEEVMKHMVEKGVEPDIITYSAIMDGYCLRGQLDRARRIFDSLVDKGIEPNSFSYSILINGYCKKRKLAEAMQLFREISQKGSKPDIVTYNTILHGMFEIGRTGDAKQLFIEMVSTGPVPNLCTHHTLLDGYFKYGLVEEAMSLFNKLVGKKENIDIISYNIIINGLCKNGELDKAHAIFEKLYSMGLLPDVITYNTMITGFCLKGLLDEAKDMLRKMEGNNCLPNNVTYNVIMRGYLRCMKINEMVTFMKEMTGRGFSFDATTANLLVNCISENPSVLDMIPELHAENKK; from the coding sequence ATGAAGAGAATTTCTCTGCGAAATGGCAATGCTATTCCCTTTATCTCTTTCTTCCCTAATTCACATTCTGCTTCCGCAATTACAGTAAGAGATTATTCTGATAAATCCATTTCAGGAAAGGGTAAAGTTGGGTTAAACAGTAGCAATTTTGACAAAGTAAAGAGTTTAGATGATGCTGTGAATCTCTTCCGTCAAATGGTTAGAATGAAACCTCTTCCTTCACTTGTCCATTTCTCTAAATTGTTTAACAATATGATAAGTATGAAGTATTACACTGCTGTCCTTTCTCTTTTTCGAGAAATGCAGAAATTGGGTATCCCAATTAGTGAATTCATATTGAGTGGTGTGATTAATAGTTATTGTCTGATGCATCGTTCTGATTATGCATTTTCGGTGTTACCCATTTACTTGAAGAGTGGCATTCCATTTGATGTTGTCACCTTTACCACTCTAATTAGGGGAATCTTTGCTGAAAATAAGATTAAAGATGcagttgaattgttcaaaaaatTGGTGAGAGAGAAGATTTGTGAGCCCAACGAAGTCATGTATGCAACCGTCATGAATGGGCTTAGCAAAAGGGGGCATACTGAAAAAACTTTAAGTTTGCTCCGTTTAATGGAACAAGGGAACACTAAGCCCGACACATGTATCTACAACATTGTTGTTGATGCCCTTTGCAAAGATGGAAACTTAGATGCTGCTATCACTCTTTTGAATGAGATGAAGCAGAGAGGCATTCCTCCAAACATAGTCACGTATAGTTCATTAATTGATGGTTTGTGTAGGATTGGTCAGTGGGAAAGGGTTAAGATTATGTTATCTGAGATGGTGAACCTTAATATTTCTCCAAATGTGCTCACCTTCAGCATACTTACTGATGGACTATGCAAAGAAGGGAAAGTTGAAGATGCCGAGGAAGTAATGAAACACATGGTCGAAAAGGGTGTAGAGCCTGATATTATCACCTACAGTGCTATAATGGATGGGTATTGTTTGCGTGGTCAACTAGATAGAGCGAGGAGAATTTTTGATAGCTTGGTAGATAAGGGCATTGAACCTAACAGTTTTAGCTATAGCATACTAATAAATGGATACTGTAAGAAAAGGAAACTCGCCGAGGCCATGCAATTGTTTCGTGAAATTTCTCAAAAGGGATCAAAACCTGATATTGTTACCTACAATACTATCTTGCATGGTATGTTTGAAATTGGAAGAACTGGTGATGCAAAACAATTGTTCATTGAGATGGTATCTACTGGACCAGTACCTAACTTATGCACTCATCACACTTTGCTTGATGGTTATTTTAAGTACGGGCTTGTTGAAGAAGCTATGTCACTCTTTAATAAGTTGgttggaaagaaagaaaatattgatATTATATCTTACAATATTATCATTAATGGATTGTGTAAAAATGGTGAACTCGATAAAGCTcatgctatttttgagaagctTTATTCAATGGGATTGCTTCCGGATGTGATAACATACAATACAATGATAACTGGATTTTGTCTAAAAGGGTTGTTAGATGAAGCTAAAGATATGCTTAGAAAAATGGAGGGGAACAATTGTCTTCCAAACAATGTCACTTACAATGTTATTATGCGAGGATATCTTAGGTGcatgaaaataaatgaaatgGTAACTTTTATGAAGGAAATGACTGGAAGGGGCTTCTCATTTGATGCAACTACAGCAAATTTACTGGTAAACTGTATAAGTGAGAATCCTTCCGTCCTTGACATGATACCAGAGCTTCATGCGGAAAACAAGAAGTGA
- the LOC129898909 gene encoding putative pentatricopeptide repeat-containing protein At1g12700, mitochondrial, with the protein MDEVYENMYVGVGRRLKMKRIYLRKWNDSILSISSFHISHFYSSSSSCHRTKVSVNSSNFQCLDDAVTLFNQMVRMTPLPSLVDFSKLFNNMISMKHYSVVLSLFREMQKLGIPINGFILTAVINSYCLMVCSDYAFSVPPIYLKNGIPFDIVTFTTLIRGIFAENKIKDAVELFKKLVGNKVCEPDVVMYATIMNGLSKRGHTDKTLSLIRLMEQGNTKPNIYIYTIVVDALCKDGNLDAAITIINEMKQRGIPPDVVTSTSLIDGLCRIGQWEKVKILFSQMVNLNIYPDVRSFTILIDGLCKEGKVEDAKEVMVHMVGKGVEPNIITYNAIMDGYCLRGQVDSARRIFDTMIDKGIEPDIFSYTILINGYCKKKNLAKATQLFYEISQKGSKPDIVTCNTILKGLFEVGSTGEAKQIYAEMLFAGTKPNIYTHAILLNGYFKYGFVEQAISLFNKLERKREYVDIAFCNLFINGLCKNGKVNEAHAVFEKLSFLGLFPDVRTYTVMINGFCLEGLFDEAKDILRKMEDNGCSPNNVTYNVIVQGFLRCNKISEMASFMKEMAGKGFSFDATTAVFLVDVERGNSSVLDMIPELPSKNKK; encoded by the exons atggatgaagtatatgaaaatatgtatGTGGGTGTTGGCCGT AGATTGAAGATGAAGAGAATTTATCTGCGGAAATGGAATGACTCTATTCTCTCTATCTCTTCCTTTCATATTTCCCATTtttactcttcttcttcttcatgccaccgTACTAAAGTTAGTGTAAATAGTAGCAATTTTCAGTGTTTAGATGATGCTGTTACTCTCTTCAATCAAATGGTTAGAATGACACCTCTTCCTTCACTTGTCGATTTCTCTAAATTGTTTAACAATATGATAAGTATGAAGCATTACTCTGTTGTCCTTTCTCTTTTTCGAGAAATGCAGAAATTGGGTATCCCAATTAATGGGTTCATCTTGACTGCTGTGATTAATAGTTATTGTTTGATGGTTTGTTCTGATTATGCATTTTCAGTGCCACCCATTTACTTGAAGAATGGCATTCCATTTGATATTGTCACCTTTACAACTCTAATAAGGGGAATCTTTGCTGAAAATAAGATTAAAGATGcagttgaattgttcaaaaaatTGGTGGGAAACAAGGTTTGTGAGCCTGACGTAGTCATGTATGCAACTATCATGAATGGACTTAGTAAAAGGGGCCATACTGACAAGACTTTAAGTTTGATCCGTTTAATGGAACAAGGCAACACTAAgcccaacatatatatttacacCATTGTTGTTGATGCCCTTTGCAAAGATGGAAACTTAGATGCTGCTATCACTATTATAAACGAGATGAAGCAGAGAGGCATTCCTCCAGATGTAGTCACATCTACTTCATTAATTGATGGTTTGTGTAGGATTGGTCAGTGGGAAAAAGTTAAGATTTTGTTCTCTCAGATGGTGAACCTTAATATTTATCCAGATGTGCGCTCTTTCACCATACTAATAGATGGACTATGCAAAGAAGGAAAAGTCGAAGATGCCAAGGAAGTAATGGTACACATGGTTGGAAAAGGTGTAGAGCCTAATATAATCACCTACAATGCGATAATGGATGGATATTGTTTGCGTGGTCAAGTGGATAGTGCGAGGAGAATTTTTGATACCATGATAGATAAGGGGATTGAGCCTGACATTTTTAGCTATACCATACTAATAAATGGATACTGTAAGAAAAAGAATTTGGCTAAGGCCACGCAATTGTTTTATGAAATTTCTCAAAAGGGATCAAAACCTGATATTGTTACCTGCAATACTATCTTGAAAGGTCTGTTTGAAGTTGGAAGCACTGGTGAAGCAAAACAAATTTACGCCGAGATGCTATTTGCGGGGACCAAGCCGAATATATACACTCATGCCATTTTGCTCAATGGTTATTTTAAGTACGGATTTGTTGAACAAGCCATTTCACTCTTTAATAAGttggaaagaaagagagaatatGTTGATATTGCATTTTGTAATCTTTTCATTAATGGATTGTGCAAAAATGGTAAGGTCAATGAAGCGCATGCTGTTTTCGAGAAGCTTTCTTTCCTTGGATTGTTCCCGGATGTGAGAACATACACTGTAATGATAAATGGATTTTGTCTTGAAGGGTTGTTTGATGAAGCTAAAGATATTCTAAGAAAAATGGAAGACAACGGTTGTTCTCCAAACAATGTCACTTATAATGTCATTGTGCAAGGATTTCTCAGGTGCAACAAAATTAGTGAAATGGCATCTTTTATGAAGGAAATGGCTGGAAAGGGCTTCTCATTTGATGCAACTACAGCTGTTTTTTTGGTAGACGTTGAAAGGGGGAATTCATCTGTCCTTGACATGATACCAGAGCTTCCCTCGAAGAATAAGAAGTGA